A portion of the Burkholderia pseudomultivorans genome contains these proteins:
- the zapE gene encoding cell division protein ZapE, whose protein sequence is MNVTEYYTRELTTRGYQSDPAQRAAVDRLQQCFDEWVAYKARRSNAFKKLINHPDLPRGVYMWGGVGRGKSFLMDSFYAVVPVQRKTRLHFHEFMREVHRELEELKGQADPLDELARRIAKRYRLICFDEFHVSDIADAMILYRLLDRLFTNGVQFVMTSNYDPDDLYPDGLHRDRMLPAIALIKEKLDVLNVDAGVDYRQRTLSQVQMYHTPLGAEADRELRHAFAKLAAVPDESPILHIEKRELKALRKADGVVWFDFATLCGGPRSQNDYLELASRFHAIVLSEVPQMSPRMASEARRFTWLIDVLYDHKVKLLMSAAVPAEQLYVEGPMANEFARTVSRIVEMQSKEYLETPRRIVDTSLT, encoded by the coding sequence ATGAACGTCACCGAATACTACACGCGCGAACTGACTACGCGCGGCTATCAGTCCGATCCCGCGCAGCGCGCGGCCGTCGATCGCCTGCAGCAATGCTTCGACGAGTGGGTCGCGTACAAGGCGCGCCGCTCGAACGCGTTCAAGAAGCTCATCAATCATCCGGACCTGCCGCGCGGCGTCTACATGTGGGGCGGCGTCGGGCGTGGCAAGAGCTTCCTGATGGACAGCTTCTATGCGGTCGTGCCCGTGCAGCGCAAGACGCGCCTGCATTTCCACGAATTCATGCGCGAAGTGCACCGCGAGCTGGAGGAACTGAAAGGGCAGGCCGACCCGCTCGACGAACTCGCGCGGCGCATCGCGAAGCGCTATCGGCTGATCTGCTTCGACGAGTTCCACGTGTCGGACATCGCCGACGCGATGATCCTGTATCGGCTGCTCGACCGCCTGTTTACGAATGGCGTGCAGTTCGTGATGACGTCCAACTACGATCCCGACGATCTGTACCCGGACGGGCTGCATCGCGACCGCATGCTGCCGGCGATCGCGCTGATCAAGGAAAAGCTCGATGTCCTGAACGTCGACGCGGGCGTCGATTATCGGCAGCGTACGCTCTCGCAGGTGCAGATGTATCACACGCCGCTCGGCGCGGAAGCCGATCGCGAACTGCGTCATGCATTCGCGAAGCTCGCCGCGGTGCCCGACGAAAGCCCGATCCTGCATATCGAGAAGCGCGAGCTGAAGGCGCTGCGCAAGGCCGACGGCGTGGTCTGGTTCGATTTCGCGACGCTGTGCGGCGGCCCGCGCTCGCAGAACGACTATCTCGAGCTGGCGAGCCGCTTCCATGCGATCGTGCTGTCCGAGGTGCCGCAGATGTCGCCGCGCATGGCGTCCGAGGCGCGCCGCTTCACCTGGCTGATCGACGTGCTGTACGACCACAAGGTCAAGCTGCTGATGTCCGCGGCGGTGCCGGCCGAGCAGTTGTACGTCGAAGGCCCGATGGCCAACGAATTCGCACGCACGGTTTCGCGGATCGTCGAGATGCAGTCGAAGGAATATCTCGAAACGCCGCGGCGGATTGTCGATACCTCGCTGACCTGA
- a CDS encoding 2-oxoglutarate dehydrogenase E1 component — protein MSDVMKQFQLNSYLFGGNASYVEELYDAYLDNPASVPENWREYFDALQNVPATDGSNANDVAHHPIVESFAQRAKANAFIPRESGTNLATARKQVHVQSLISAYRFLGSQWANLDPLKRRERPAIPELEPAFYDFSEADLDQTFSASNLYFGFDQASLRDIVKGLRDTYCGTIGAEYMYISDPEQKRWWQERLESIRATPNFSVDKKKHILNRLTAAEGLERYLHTKYVGQKRFSLEGGESFIAAMDEVVQHAGKKGVQEIVIGMAHRGRLNVLVNTLGKMPADLFAEFEGKHVDDLPAGDVKYHKGFSSDVSTEGGPVHLSLAFNPSHLEIVNPVVEGSAKARMDRRGDEDGLQVLPVQIHGDAAFAGQGVVMETLNLAQTRGYGTHGTLHIVINNQIGFTTSDPRDARSTLYCTDVVKMIEAPVLHVNGDDPEAVVLATQIAIDYRMQFHKDVVIDIVCFRKLGHNEQDTPAVTQPLMYKKIAQHPGTRALYAEKLVQQGVITAEDADGYVKAYRKAMDDGHHTVDPVLSNYKSKYAVDWVPFLNRKWTDAADTAVPLAELKRLGERITTIPENFKVHPLVERVINDRRNMARGDQPLDWGMGEHLAFASLVASGYSVRLTGQDSGRGTFTHRHAVLHDQNRERWNDGTYVPLQNIAEGQAKFTVIDSVLSEEAVLGFEYGYSTAEPNTLVLWEAQFGDFVNGAQVVIDQFISSGEVKWGRVSGLTMLLPHGYEGQGPEHSSTRIERFLQLCADHNMQVVQPTTPAQIFHLLRRQMIRLFRKPLIVATPKSLLRHKEAVSDLSELAKGSFQPVLGETDGGIDAKKVKRVLVCSGRVYYDLVAHRREAKANDVAIIRIEQLYPFAHKQFEAEMKKYENATEVVWVQDEPQNQGPWFYVEHHLKEGMKEGQKLAYSGRPASASPAVGYYAKHYEQQKALIEGAFGRLKSASIAK, from the coding sequence ATGTCAGATGTCATGAAGCAGTTTCAGCTGAACTCCTATTTGTTCGGCGGCAATGCTTCGTACGTAGAAGAACTGTACGATGCATATCTCGATAATCCGGCGTCAGTGCCCGAGAACTGGCGAGAGTATTTCGACGCGTTGCAGAACGTTCCTGCAACGGACGGTTCGAACGCCAACGACGTGGCGCATCACCCGATCGTCGAATCGTTCGCCCAGCGCGCCAAGGCCAATGCCTTCATCCCGCGCGAAAGCGGCACCAATCTGGCTACTGCGCGCAAGCAGGTCCACGTCCAGTCCCTCATCAGCGCCTACCGCTTCCTCGGCTCGCAATGGGCCAATCTTGATCCGCTGAAGCGCCGCGAGCGTCCCGCCATCCCCGAACTCGAACCTGCGTTCTACGACTTCTCCGAGGCCGACCTCGACCAGACGTTCAGCGCGAGCAACCTGTATTTCGGCTTCGACCAGGCTTCGCTGCGCGACATCGTCAAGGGTCTGCGCGACACGTACTGCGGCACGATCGGCGCCGAGTACATGTACATCAGCGATCCGGAACAGAAGCGCTGGTGGCAGGAGCGCCTCGAATCGATTCGCGCGACGCCGAACTTCTCGGTCGACAAGAAGAAGCACATCCTGAACCGCCTGACGGCTGCGGAAGGCCTCGAGCGCTATCTGCACACCAAGTACGTCGGCCAGAAGCGCTTCTCGCTCGAAGGCGGCGAAAGCTTCATCGCGGCGATGGACGAAGTCGTCCAGCACGCGGGCAAGAAGGGCGTCCAGGAAATCGTCATCGGCATGGCCCACCGCGGCCGCCTGAACGTGCTCGTGAACACGCTCGGCAAGATGCCGGCTGACCTGTTCGCCGAATTCGAAGGCAAGCACGTCGACGACCTGCCGGCCGGCGACGTGAAGTACCACAAGGGCTTCTCGTCGGACGTGTCGACGGAAGGCGGCCCGGTCCACCTGTCGCTCGCGTTCAACCCGTCGCACCTCGAAATCGTCAACCCGGTGGTCGAAGGTTCGGCGAAGGCGCGGATGGACCGTCGCGGCGACGAAGACGGCCTGCAGGTGCTGCCGGTGCAGATCCACGGCGATGCGGCCTTCGCGGGCCAGGGCGTCGTGATGGAGACGCTGAACCTCGCGCAGACGCGCGGTTACGGCACGCACGGCACGCTGCACATCGTCATCAACAACCAGATCGGCTTCACGACGTCCGACCCGCGCGACGCGCGCTCGACGCTGTACTGTACCGACGTCGTCAAGATGATCGAGGCACCGGTGCTGCACGTGAACGGCGACGATCCGGAAGCCGTGGTCCTCGCGACGCAGATCGCGATCGACTACCGGATGCAGTTCCACAAGGATGTCGTGATCGACATCGTCTGCTTCCGCAAGCTGGGCCACAACGAGCAGGACACGCCGGCGGTCACGCAGCCGCTGATGTACAAGAAGATCGCGCAGCACCCGGGCACCCGTGCGCTGTACGCCGAGAAGCTCGTGCAGCAGGGCGTGATCACCGCGGAAGACGCCGACGGCTACGTGAAGGCGTACCGCAAGGCGATGGACGACGGCCATCACACGGTCGATCCGGTCCTGTCGAACTACAAGAGCAAGTACGCGGTCGACTGGGTGCCGTTCCTGAACCGCAAGTGGACGGACGCAGCCGATACGGCCGTGCCGCTCGCCGAACTGAAGCGCCTCGGCGAACGCATCACGACGATCCCGGAAAACTTCAAGGTTCACCCGCTCGTCGAGCGCGTGATCAACGACCGCCGCAACATGGCGCGCGGCGACCAGCCGCTCGACTGGGGCATGGGCGAACACCTGGCATTCGCGTCGCTCGTCGCATCGGGCTACTCGGTGCGCCTGACGGGCCAGGACTCGGGCCGCGGCACGTTCACGCACCGTCACGCGGTGCTGCATGACCAGAACCGCGAGCGCTGGAACGACGGCACGTACGTGCCGCTGCAGAACATCGCCGAAGGCCAGGCGAAGTTCACGGTGATCGACTCGGTGCTGTCGGAAGAGGCAGTGCTGGGCTTCGAATACGGCTACTCGACCGCCGAGCCGAACACGCTCGTGCTGTGGGAAGCGCAGTTCGGCGACTTCGTCAACGGCGCGCAGGTCGTGATCGACCAGTTCATCTCGTCGGGCGAAGTGAAGTGGGGCCGCGTGTCGGGCCTGACGATGCTGCTGCCGCACGGCTACGAAGGCCAGGGTCCGGAGCACTCGTCGACCCGCATCGAGCGTTTCCTGCAGCTGTGCGCGGATCACAACATGCAGGTCGTCCAGCCGACGACGCCGGCGCAGATCTTCCACCTGCTGCGTCGCCAGATGATCCGCCTGTTCCGCAAGCCGCTGATCGTCGCGACGCCGAAGTCGCTGCTGCGTCACAAGGAAGCGGTGTCGGACCTGTCGGAACTCGCGAAGGGTTCGTTCCAGCCGGTGCTGGGCGAAACCGACGGCGGCATCGACGCGAAGAAGGTCAAGCGCGTGCTGGTCTGCTCGGGCCGCGTGTACTACGACCTCGTCGCGCATCGCCGCGAAGCGAAGGCGAACGACGTCGCGATCATCCGTATCGAACAGCTGTATCCGTTCGCGCACAAGCAGTTCGAAGCTGAAATGAAGAAGTACGAGAACGCGACGGAAGTGGTCTGGGTGCAGGACGAGCCGCAGAACCAGGGCCCCTGGTTCTACGTCGAGCACCACCTGAAGGAAGGCATGAAGGAAGGACAGAAGCTGGCATACAGCGGTCGTCCGGCTTCGGCCTCGCCGGCGGTCGGCTACTACGCGAAGCACTACGAGCAGCAGAAGGCCCTGATCGAAGGTGCTTTCGGCCGCCTGAAGAGCGCATCGATCGCGAAATAA
- the typA gene encoding translational GTPase TypA: MTRALRNIAIIAHVDHGKTTLVDQLLRQSGTFRENQQIAERVMDSNDIEKERGITILAKNCAVEYEGTHINIVDTPGHADFGGEVERVLSMVDSVLLLVDAVEGPMPQTRFVTKKALALGLKPIVVINKIDRPGARIDWVINQTFDLFDKLGATEEQLDFPIVYASGLNGYASLDPATREGDMRPLFEAILKHVPVRPADPDAPLQLQITSLDYSTYVGRIGVGRITRGRIKPGQPVVMRFGPEGDVLNRKINQVLSFKGLERVQVDSAEAGDIVLINGIEDVGIGATICAVDTPEALPMITVDEPTLTMNFLVNSSPLAGREGKFVTSRQIRDRLMKELNHNVALRVRDTGDETVFEVSGRGELHLTILVENMRREGYELAVSRPRVVMQEIDGVKHEPYELLTVDVEDEHQGGVMEELGRRKGEMLDMASDGRGRTRLEYKISARGLIGFQSEFLTLTRGTGLMSHIFDSYAPVKDGSVGERRNGVLISQDDGAAVAYALWKLQDRGRMFVKPGDALYEGMIIGIHSRDNDLVVNPIKGKQLTNVRASGTDEAVRLVPPVQMSLEYAVEFIDDDELVEVTPQSIRLRKRFLKEHERRRASREGAVD, translated from the coding sequence ATGACCCGCGCCCTTCGCAATATCGCCATCATCGCCCACGTCGACCACGGCAAGACCACGCTCGTCGACCAACTGCTCCGCCAGTCCGGTACCTTCCGCGAGAACCAGCAGATTGCCGAGCGGGTGATGGACTCGAACGACATCGAAAAAGAGCGCGGGATCACGATTCTCGCGAAGAACTGCGCGGTCGAATACGAAGGCACGCACATCAACATCGTCGACACGCCGGGGCACGCCGACTTCGGCGGCGAAGTGGAGCGCGTGCTGTCGATGGTCGACTCGGTGCTGCTGCTGGTCGACGCCGTCGAAGGCCCAATGCCGCAGACGCGCTTCGTCACGAAGAAGGCGCTCGCGCTCGGCCTGAAGCCGATCGTCGTCATCAACAAGATCGACCGTCCGGGCGCGCGGATCGACTGGGTCATCAACCAGACCTTCGACCTGTTCGACAAGCTCGGCGCGACCGAAGAGCAGCTCGACTTCCCGATCGTCTACGCGTCGGGCCTGAACGGCTATGCGTCGCTCGATCCGGCGACGCGCGAAGGCGACATGCGCCCGCTGTTCGAGGCGATCCTCAAGCACGTGCCGGTTCGCCCGGCCGATCCGGACGCGCCGCTGCAGCTCCAGATCACGTCGCTCGACTATTCGACCTACGTCGGCCGGATCGGCGTCGGCCGCATCACGCGCGGCCGCATCAAGCCGGGCCAGCCGGTCGTGATGCGCTTCGGCCCGGAAGGCGACGTGCTGAACCGCAAGATCAACCAGGTGCTGTCGTTCAAGGGTCTGGAGCGCGTGCAGGTCGACTCGGCCGAAGCGGGCGACATCGTGCTGATCAACGGGATCGAGGATGTCGGCATCGGCGCGACGATCTGCGCGGTGGACACGCCCGAGGCGCTGCCGATGATCACCGTCGACGAGCCGACGCTGACGATGAACTTCCTCGTCAACTCGTCGCCGCTCGCCGGCCGTGAAGGCAAGTTCGTGACGAGCCGCCAGATCCGCGACCGTCTGATGAAGGAACTGAACCACAACGTCGCGCTGCGCGTGCGCGATACCGGCGACGAAACGGTGTTCGAAGTGTCCGGTCGCGGCGAACTGCACCTGACGATCCTCGTCGAGAACATGCGCCGCGAAGGCTACGAGCTGGCCGTGTCGCGTCCGCGCGTGGTGATGCAGGAAATCGACGGCGTGAAGCACGAGCCGTACGAACTGCTGACGGTCGACGTCGAGGACGAGCACCAGGGCGGCGTGATGGAAGAGCTCGGCCGCCGCAAGGGCGAAATGCTCGACATGGCGTCGGACGGCCGCGGCCGCACGCGTCTGGAATACAAGATCTCGGCGCGCGGCCTGATCGGCTTCCAGAGCGAATTCCTGACGCTCACGCGCGGCACGGGCCTGATGAGCCACATTTTCGATTCGTACGCGCCGGTCAAGGACGGTTCGGTCGGCGAGCGCCGCAACGGCGTGCTGATCTCGCAGGACGACGGCGCAGCGGTGGCCTACGCGCTGTGGAAGCTGCAGGATCGCGGCCGCATGTTCGTGAAGCCGGGCGATGCGCTTTACGAGGGCATGATCATCGGCATCCACAGCCGCGACAACGACCTCGTCGTGAACCCGATCAAGGGCAAGCAGCTGACCAACGTGCGCGCGTCGGGCACCGACGAAGCCGTGCGTCTGGTGCCGCCGGTCCAGATGTCGCTCGAATACGCGGTCGAGTTCATCGACGACGACGAGCTGGTCGAGGTGACGCCGCAGTCGATCCGCCTGCGCAAGCGCTTCCTGAAGGAGCACGAGCGTCGCCGCGCGAGCCGCGAAGGCGCAGTCGACTGA
- a CDS encoding efflux transporter outer membrane subunit, whose translation MKSSPLSARAGSCRAAVAAAVAALALAGCANYIGIKSDKQIAPASQFETARSLPAQGGQWPSLDWASQFGDPQLPKLIDEALEGNPSIAQAQARLAKASSYIESSRANLLPKAEASYSWTRELYSSNALFPPPYGGQWYSENNVLASASWELDLWGKNRERLHTAVSQEKAAEADMQQARITLASSVARTYNSLAQLYALRDIAQREIANRQTVGKITDGRVSAGLDTNVERQTARGNIATTQASLSDLDGQITTVRYQLAALLGKGPDRGLQIAAPVLSPGGDVALPGNIPADLVSRRPDIVAARWQVEAAMHDVKEAKAEFFPDVNLAAGFGFDAFGWGKFLNFASRQAQFGPAIHLPIFDAGALRAQLKGRYADFDLSVANYNQTLISALNDVATQVASIRAIDRQMDDAQRALDASTRAYDLAVIRYKAGLSPQLQVLTADSNRLASEQTVTNLKMRRRDMQLALIKALGGGFDATGTPLAAPDAAKPTRQAAN comes from the coding sequence ATGAAATCCTCCCCGTTGTCCGCGCGCGCCGGGTCGTGCCGCGCCGCCGTTGCCGCCGCGGTCGCCGCGCTGGCGCTGGCGGGCTGCGCCAACTACATCGGCATCAAGAGCGACAAGCAGATCGCCCCCGCGTCGCAATTCGAAACCGCCCGGAGCCTGCCCGCCCAGGGCGGTCAATGGCCGTCGCTCGACTGGGCGAGCCAGTTCGGCGATCCGCAGCTGCCGAAGCTGATCGACGAAGCGCTCGAAGGCAACCCGTCGATCGCGCAGGCGCAGGCGCGCCTCGCGAAGGCGTCGTCGTATATCGAGTCGTCCCGCGCGAACCTGTTGCCGAAGGCCGAGGCCAGCTATTCGTGGACCCGCGAGCTGTATTCGTCGAATGCGCTGTTCCCGCCGCCGTACGGCGGCCAGTGGTACAGCGAGAACAACGTGCTCGCGAGCGCGTCGTGGGAACTCGACCTGTGGGGCAAGAACCGCGAGCGCCTGCACACCGCCGTGTCGCAGGAAAAGGCCGCGGAAGCCGACATGCAGCAGGCGCGCATCACGCTCGCGTCGTCGGTCGCGCGCACCTACAACTCGCTCGCGCAGCTCTACGCGCTGCGCGACATCGCGCAACGCGAGATCGCCAACCGCCAGACGGTCGGCAAGATCACCGACGGGCGCGTATCGGCCGGCCTCGACACCAACGTCGAACGCCAGACCGCGCGCGGCAATATCGCGACGACCCAGGCGTCGCTGTCCGACCTCGACGGTCAGATCACGACGGTGCGCTACCAGCTCGCCGCGCTGCTCGGCAAGGGCCCGGATCGCGGGCTGCAGATCGCCGCGCCGGTGCTGAGCCCGGGCGGCGACGTCGCGCTGCCCGGCAATATTCCGGCCGACCTCGTGTCGCGCCGTCCGGATATCGTCGCCGCGCGCTGGCAGGTCGAGGCCGCGATGCACGACGTGAAGGAAGCGAAGGCCGAATTCTTCCCCGACGTGAACCTCGCGGCCGGCTTCGGCTTCGACGCGTTCGGCTGGGGCAAATTCCTGAACTTCGCGAGCCGCCAGGCGCAGTTCGGCCCGGCGATCCATCTGCCGATCTTCGACGCCGGCGCCTTGCGCGCGCAGCTCAAGGGCCGCTACGCGGACTTCGACCTGTCGGTCGCGAACTACAACCAGACGCTGATCAGCGCGCTGAACGACGTCGCGACGCAGGTTGCGTCGATCCGCGCGATCGATCGCCAGATGGACGACGCGCAGCGTGCGCTCGACGCGTCGACGCGCGCGTACGATCTCGCCGTGATCCGCTACAAGGCCGGCCTGTCGCCGCAGCTGCAGGTGCTGACCGCGGACAGCAACCGCCTCGCCTCCGAGCAGACGGTGACCAACCTGAAGATGCGCCGGCGCGACATGCAGCTCGCGCTGATCAAGGCGCTCGGCGGCGGATTCGACGCGACCGGCACGCCGCTCGCCGCGCCCGACGCCGCGAAGCCCACCAGACAGGCCGCCAACTGA
- the lpdA gene encoding dihydrolipoyl dehydrogenase yields MSKEFDVVVIGAGPGGYIAAIRAAQLGKTVACIEKWKNPAGALKLGGTCLNVGCIPSKALLASSEEFENASHHLADHGITVDGVKIDVAKMLGRKDAIVEKMTSGIEFLFKKNKITWLKGHGKFTGKTDAGVQIEVSGEGETEVVTAKNVIIATGSKARHLPGIPVDNKIVSDNEGALTFDSVPKKLAVIGAGVIGLELGSVWRRLGADVTVLEALPAFLGAADEALAKEAAKLFKKQGLDIHLGVKIGEVKTTADGVSIAYTDKDGNAQTLDADRLIVSVGRVPNTDNLGLEAIGLKANERGFIDVDDHCRTAVPNVYAIGDVVRGPMLAHKAEDEGVLVAEVIDGQKPHIDYNCIPWVIYTYPEIAWVGKTEQQLKAEGREIKSGKFPFSINGRALGMNAPDGFVKMIADAKTDELLGVHVIAANASDLIAEAVVAMEFKAASEDIARICHPHPSMSEVMREAALAVDKRSLNS; encoded by the coding sequence ATGTCCAAGGAATTTGACGTCGTCGTGATCGGCGCCGGCCCCGGCGGCTACATCGCCGCGATCCGCGCCGCGCAACTGGGCAAGACCGTTGCCTGTATCGAGAAGTGGAAGAACCCGGCCGGCGCGCTGAAGCTCGGCGGCACCTGCCTGAACGTCGGCTGCATCCCGTCGAAGGCGCTGCTGGCTTCGTCGGAAGAATTCGAGAACGCATCGCATCACCTCGCCGACCACGGCATCACCGTCGACGGCGTGAAGATCGACGTCGCGAAGATGCTGGGCCGCAAGGATGCGATCGTCGAGAAGATGACGAGCGGGATCGAGTTCCTGTTCAAGAAGAACAAGATCACCTGGCTGAAGGGTCACGGCAAGTTCACCGGCAAGACCGACGCCGGCGTGCAGATCGAAGTGAGCGGCGAGGGTGAAACCGAAGTCGTCACCGCGAAGAACGTGATCATCGCGACGGGCTCGAAGGCGCGTCACCTGCCGGGCATCCCGGTCGACAACAAGATCGTGTCGGACAACGAAGGCGCGCTGACGTTCGACTCGGTGCCGAAGAAGCTCGCCGTAATCGGCGCAGGCGTGATCGGCCTCGAGCTCGGCTCGGTGTGGCGCCGCCTCGGCGCCGACGTGACGGTGCTCGAAGCGCTGCCGGCATTCCTCGGCGCAGCGGACGAAGCGCTCGCGAAGGAAGCGGCGAAGCTGTTCAAGAAGCAGGGCCTCGACATCCATCTGGGCGTGAAGATCGGCGAAGTGAAGACGACCGCCGACGGCGTGTCGATCGCCTACACCGACAAGGACGGCAACGCGCAGACGCTCGACGCCGACCGCCTGATCGTGTCGGTCGGCCGCGTGCCGAACACCGACAACCTCGGCCTCGAGGCGATCGGCCTGAAGGCGAACGAGCGCGGCTTCATCGACGTCGACGACCACTGCCGCACGGCCGTGCCGAACGTCTACGCGATCGGCGACGTGGTGCGCGGCCCGATGCTCGCGCACAAGGCGGAAGACGAAGGCGTGCTGGTCGCGGAAGTGATCGACGGCCAGAAGCCGCACATCGACTACAACTGCATTCCGTGGGTGATCTACACGTACCCGGAAATCGCGTGGGTCGGCAAGACGGAGCAGCAGTTGAAGGCGGAAGGCCGCGAGATCAAGTCGGGCAAGTTCCCGTTCTCGATCAACGGCCGTGCGCTCGGTATGAACGCACCGGACGGTTTCGTGAAGATGATCGCGGACGCGAAGACCGACGAACTGCTCGGCGTGCACGTGATCGCGGCGAACGCGTCGGACCTGATCGCGGAAGCCGTGGTGGCGATGGAATTCAAGGCGGCGTCGGAAGACATCGCCCGCATCTGCCATCCGCACCCGTCGATGTCGGAAGTGATGCGCGAAGCGGCGCTCGCCGTCGACAAGCGCTCGCTGAACAGCTGA
- a CDS encoding MarR family winged helix-turn-helix transcriptional regulator — translation MPDPSSSQSPASVLSSYQMNDSVGYLMSRVKSLMTNLVTQRTQEELGITGTQASMLFMIAVGKCSTAAELAREYGIDASAVTRLLDRVEKRGLLSRVRSIEDRRVVRLELTDEGRALAERLPPIFRSVLDQLLDGFTPEEVGFLKSMLRRILSNYCEAAGGSVT, via the coding sequence ATGCCGGATCCTTCTTCTTCCCAGTCGCCCGCTTCGGTGCTGTCCTCATATCAGATGAACGACAGCGTCGGCTACCTGATGTCGCGCGTGAAGTCGTTGATGACCAACCTCGTCACGCAGCGCACGCAGGAAGAGCTGGGCATCACGGGCACGCAGGCGAGCATGCTGTTCATGATCGCGGTCGGCAAGTGCTCGACGGCCGCCGAGCTCGCCCGCGAATACGGGATCGACGCGAGCGCCGTCACGCGCCTGCTCGATCGCGTCGAGAAACGCGGGCTGCTGTCGCGCGTGCGCAGCATCGAGGACCGCCGCGTCGTGCGCCTCGAGCTGACCGACGAAGGCCGCGCGCTGGCCGAGCGGCTGCCGCCGATCTTCCGCAGCGTGCTCGACCAGCTGCTGGACGGATTTACGCCGGAAGAAGTCGGATTTCTGAAGAGCATGCTGCGCCGCATTCTCAGCAACTATTGCGAGGCGGCCGGCGGTAGCGTCACGTAA
- the odhB gene encoding 2-oxoglutarate dehydrogenase complex dihydrolipoyllysine-residue succinyltransferase: MAIVEVKVPQLSESVSEATMLQWKKKPGEAVAQDEILIELETDKVVLEVPAPAAGVLAQVLQNDGDTVVADQVIATIDTEAKAGAAEAAAGAAEVKPAAAPAAAPAPAAQPAVAATASSGTASPAAAKLLAEKGLSAGDVAGSGRDGRVTKGDALAAGSAPKAAPAAAPAKAAAKPSLPEVKVPASATTWLNDRPEQRVPMSRLRARIAERLLESQQTNAILTTFNEVNMQPVMDLRAKYKDKFEKEHGVKLGFMSFFVKAAVHALKKFPLVNASIDGNDIVYHGYFDIGIAVGSPRGLVVPILRNADQLSLAEIEKKIAEFGQKAKDGKLSIEEMTGGTFSISNGGVFGSMLSTPIINPPQSAILGVHATKDRAVVENGQIVIRPINYLALSYDHRIIDGREAVLSLVAMKDALEDPARLLLDL, from the coding sequence ATGGCTATCGTAGAAGTCAAAGTCCCCCAGCTTTCGGAGTCGGTTTCGGAAGCCACCATGCTGCAGTGGAAGAAGAAGCCGGGCGAAGCAGTCGCGCAGGACGAAATCCTGATCGAACTCGAGACCGACAAGGTCGTGCTCGAAGTGCCGGCGCCGGCCGCGGGCGTGCTCGCGCAAGTGCTGCAGAACGACGGTGACACGGTGGTCGCCGATCAGGTGATCGCGACGATCGACACCGAAGCAAAGGCAGGCGCAGCCGAAGCAGCGGCAGGCGCAGCCGAAGTCAAGCCGGCTGCCGCACCCGCGGCAGCGCCGGCACCGGCCGCTCAGCCGGCCGTCGCGGCCACCGCGTCGTCGGGCACCGCCTCGCCGGCCGCAGCGAAGCTGCTGGCCGAGAAGGGCCTGTCCGCAGGCGACGTCGCCGGCTCGGGCCGCGACGGCCGCGTGACGAAGGGCGACGCACTGGCCGCCGGCAGCGCACCGAAGGCTGCGCCGGCCGCCGCACCGGCGAAGGCCGCCGCGAAGCCGTCGCTGCCGGAAGTGAAGGTGCCGGCGTCGGCGACGACCTGGCTCAACGACCGTCCGGAACAGCGCGTGCCGATGTCGCGCCTGCGTGCGCGTATCGCCGAGCGTCTGCTCGAGTCGCAGCAGACCAACGCGATCCTGACGACGTTCAACGAAGTCAACATGCAGCCGGTCATGGACCTGCGCGCGAAGTACAAGGACAAGTTCGAGAAGGAACATGGCGTGAAGCTCGGCTTCATGTCGTTCTTCGTGAAGGCGGCCGTGCACGCGCTGAAGAAGTTCCCGCTCGTGAACGCGTCGATCGACGGTAACGACATCGTCTACCACGGCTACTTCGACATCGGTATCGCCGTCGGCTCGCCGCGCGGCCTGGTCGTGCCGATCCTGCGCAACGCGGACCAGCTGAGCCTCGCCGAGATCGAGAAGAAGATCGCCGAATTCGGCCAGAAGGCCAAGGACGGCAAGCTGTCGATCGAGGAAATGACGGGCGGTACGTTCTCGATCTCGAACGGCGGCGTGTTCGGCTCGATGCTGTCGACCCCGATCATCAACCCGCCGCAGTCGGCGATCCTCGGCGTGCACGCAACGAAGGACCGCGCGGTGGTCGAGAACGGCCAGATCGTGATCCGTCCGATCAACTACCTCGCGCTGTCGTACGACCACCGCATCATCGACGGCCGCGAAGCCGTGCTGTCGCTCGTCGCGATGAAGGATGCGCTGGAAGATCCGGCCCGCCTGCTGCTCGACCTGTAA